The Acidobacteriota bacterium genome includes the window TGTCTTTGTACAGGCTCATCTCCAACAAGTACTGGGTGGACGAACTTTACGATGCAGTGATTGTGCAGCCCTACTACTTCCTCTGCAGGAGGAGTTTTGACTTCGACACCTGGGTCATCGACGGAACTATCCATGTCACGGCTGCTTTCGCTGACATCGCTGGAAATATCGCCAGGCTGTTCCAGACGGGATACGTCAGGAATTACGCCCTTTACTTCTTTATAGGGGTTGTTGTTATCGTTCTCTACTTTTTGAGTTGATCGGATGTTAAGTGATTGTCGTATTGATTTTGTTTTATTCCGAGTCTAAACGATGAGCTTTTCACAGATGATAGATTTCAGCCTGATCCTTCCCGTGACCATCCTGGGAGCCTATGCGCTCCTGCTACTCCTTCTGTCACCCTTATTCAGGGAGGGTTCGAGGATTATTGGTTTCACATCACTCATCGCTATCGTCCTTTCGGGCATAGCGACGATCATGATCTGGGGACCCGAACGGTTTACCGCTCTGAACATGGTCTTCATCGATAATTTTGGCCTCTTCTTTTCTCTGATCATCCTCGCGATCTCGTTCCTGACGGTCATGTCCTCCATCAGCTTTACCGAAAGGGAAGGGATCTACTATGGAGAGTTCTACTCGCTGATACTCCTCGCCACGGCAGGGATGATAGTCATGATCCAATCCCGGAATCTTCTCATAATCTTCATCGGGCTTGAACTCCTATCCATCCCTCTCTACATCCTGGCCGGCATAACGAGGAACAGACTGAAATCTCTTGAATCCTCGCTCAAATATTTCCTCCTGGGAGCCTTCTCGACGGGGTTCATCCTTTACGGCATCGCACTCATCTATGGAGTTACCGGAAGCTTTGATCTTCACGGCATCTCACAGCTGCCCGAAAAAGGAGCCCTCGGTCTCATCGGAGTCGGTCTCATCATCATCGGCTTCGGCTTCAAGATGGCCGCCTTCCCGTTTCACTTCTGGGCTCCGGATGTCTATCAGGGAGCGCCAACCATAATCTCCGGATTCATGGCAACCGGGACTAAAACGGCGGCCTTTGCCGCGCTCCTTCGGGTCCTCAACACATCCTTCGGCGAAGAGGCGGTGAAGTGGGTAAGTGTCCTGACTCTTCTCTCCATCATCACGATGAGCTTCGGAAACCTGGTCGCGCTGGCGCAGAGGAACATCAAGAGGATGCTGGCCTATTCGAGCATTGCTCATGCCGGGTATCTCCTGATCGCAGTCGTCGTGACGGGGATCAGTATAGATGGCGTGAATGGGCTGAGCGCCGGCGTCTCTGCCATCGTCTATTACCTGCTGGCGTATGCCCTCATGACGATCGGAGCCTTTGCCGCTGCCTCGTTGATCGGCAGGGGAACGGAGGAATATGAAGAGGGATACGAGCTGGAAAATTACTCCGGGCTGGGATACAGGAGGCCTCTTCTGGCGGCAGCCATGAGCATCTTCCTTCTATCTCTCACCGGGATACCGCCAACGGCAGGATTCATAGGAAAGTTTTACGTCTTCAAGGCAGCCATAGAGATGAAACTGTACGTTCTTGCCATCGTCGGCATCCTGAACAGCGTCATCGCGGCATATTACTATCTCAGAGTCATTGTCCATATGTACATGAAGGAGCCGGCCTTACCAGGCGAGGTCTCGAAGCCGGGATTCTCCGCTTCCGTTGCCTTGGCCATCGCCGTCCTCTTCACTTTTATTCTCGGTACTGTTCCGGGTAAGATCCTTTACCTGGTTTCAGGTCTATTCAGAACGCTATAACAGATTGAAGGCTTGAGAAATAATCTCTTCTTCATCGAGACCGGAGATCTTTCGTGGAGAAGAGTGGTAGAATGAAACCATGATCAAGATATCTGATTTTCTGGATGTCGAGTTGCTAGAGCCTGATCTCTATGCCAGCGATACAGAAGATTGTCTCAGGAAGATAGTGGTCCGTCTTAGCCGATGCCATGTCATCAAGGATGGGGAGGATGTCCTCGAAAAACTCCTGGAGAGGGAGAAGGTTATGAGCACTGGGATCGGAGCGGAAGTGGCAATCCCGCATGCTCGCTGCCCCTCGCTCAGCAGGACTATCGTATCGGTTGCAATCTCCAGGGAGGGGGTTGATTTTCACTCAATCGACGGCAACCCTGTCAAGGTCATTTTCCTTATCATAGGTCCGCCGGAAGCCGCCTCCCTTCACATCAAGCTCCTTGCCCAGATCGCCAGGATGATCAAGAACGAGGGATTCACAGAGCGACTGAGCCGGGCGAAGACCGCGGCGGAGATCGTGAAAGTGATCGAGGAAAAGGAGATGAAGGAAGCAAAAGAAGACGGCGTCGAATAATGTCAAGGTTATCCTTATGGGGGGGGTAAAAAAGGGGCAAATCTCTTAGTTAAATGATAGACTGTATCAATAGATGACGGTTTTATTCAGCTATTCTTCAAATCATCACACTGCTCACTGCGGATTTCACCTTTCCGTAATACATCAAGACCATCTCCACGCATGTCAATAAACCCTATTGGCAGAGCAATCCAATGCGATCATCCAGAGTAACCATTGATATGGCATGGTGATTGTAATCTCTTCGAACGCCTACTTTAGTCGGCCATTTCCCCTCTCAAGGAATGTGGCTGTCGGTGGAAAGCGAAGGGGGTTCACACGGGAGGCGCCCCCTTCGCCCTTCCAGCGTCATCACTCTTTTTATCTTATTCAAAAATTCAGGAATTGTGTTACAATCGCTTGTGAAATTATAAACAAGATTGTTGGCCCTGAGCATTGACATTTAGAAGTTCTTTCAGGAGAAAGATGTCCTTCTATATCGAGGAGACAGGGATATGAAATATGGCTATGTTTCAAGACTGACCACCAAAAGGCTCTCTCTCTATCTGAGATGTCTGAACGAGCTTGAAAGCGCGGGAGTCAAGACGATCTCTTCCCAGGAGTTTGCCGATCACTTCCATCTCAACTCTGCCCAGATGAGAAAGGACCTGGCCTATTTCGGAGAATTCGGAGTGAGAGGGGTCGGTTACTACGTCTCTGATTTGAAAGACCATCTCATAAAGATCCTCGGGCTTGATAAGAAGTACAACATCGTCATCGTCGGCGCAGGAAACCTCGGAAGGGCACTCGCAGATTACGCCGGATTCAATACACGGGAGTTCAGGGTCGTCGCCCTCTTCGATAATGCCAGAGAGAAAGTGGGAATGAAGACAAAAGAAGGCGTTCCAATCCATCATGTCGATGATCTCGACGAGATCATTAAGAAGGAAAAGGTCGACATTGCGGTCATAGCAGTTCCCGCCCATACGGGTCAGTGGGCCCTCGACAGGATCATGGAGACAGGCATCAAGGCCATCTTGAATTTTGTCCCTACCAGGCTCAAGATTCCCAAAGGAGTGGAAGTCAACACGGTGGACCTGAAGATCCAGATGGAAAGACTTGCCTTCCATCTCACCGACGGCTGGAAGAAGACAAAGAAGATCCTCCGTAAAAAGATCGGCAGAGGTAGGAGCGGATAACTGTTCATCCGCCATGCGACTCTATCCTGAGATCCTTCAGGATATCAGGGTCTCGCGATTATTCAGGATGTCAGGATGGAGATAATGCTGTTTGAGATGGCAGAGATATCATCCACTCCGGATGCGAGTTTTTCGCTGT containing:
- a CDS encoding NADH-quinone oxidoreductase subunit L; translation: SLYRLISNKYWVDELYDAVIVQPYYFLCRRSFDFDTWVIDGTIHVTAAFADIAGNIARLFQTGYVRNYALYFFIGVVVIVLYFLS
- a CDS encoding NADH-quinone oxidoreductase subunit N — its product is MIDFSLILPVTILGAYALLLLLLSPLFREGSRIIGFTSLIAIVLSGIATIMIWGPERFTALNMVFIDNFGLFFSLIILAISFLTVMSSISFTEREGIYYGEFYSLILLATAGMIVMIQSRNLLIIFIGLELLSIPLYILAGITRNRLKSLESSLKYFLLGAFSTGFILYGIALIYGVTGSFDLHGISQLPEKGALGLIGVGLIIIGFGFKMAAFPFHFWAPDVYQGAPTIISGFMATGTKTAAFAALLRVLNTSFGEEAVKWVSVLTLLSIITMSFGNLVALAQRNIKRMLAYSSIAHAGYLLIAVVVTGISIDGVNGLSAGVSAIVYYLLAYALMTIGAFAAASLIGRGTEEYEEGYELENYSGLGYRRPLLAAAMSIFLLSLTGIPPTAGFIGKFYVFKAAIEMKLYVLAIVGILNSVIAAYYYLRVIVHMYMKEPALPGEVSKPGFSASVALAIAVLFTFILGTVPGKILYLVSGLFRTL
- a CDS encoding PTS sugar transporter subunit IIA; its protein translation is MIKISDFLDVELLEPDLYASDTEDCLRKIVVRLSRCHVIKDGEDVLEKLLEREKVMSTGIGAEVAIPHARCPSLSRTIVSVAISREGVDFHSIDGNPVKVIFLIIGPPEAASLHIKLLAQIARMIKNEGFTERLSRAKTAAEIVKVIEEKEMKEAKEDGVE
- a CDS encoding redox-sensing transcriptional repressor Rex; translation: MKYGYVSRLTTKRLSLYLRCLNELESAGVKTISSQEFADHFHLNSAQMRKDLAYFGEFGVRGVGYYVSDLKDHLIKILGLDKKYNIVIVGAGNLGRALADYAGFNTREFRVVALFDNAREKVGMKTKEGVPIHHVDDLDEIIKKEKVDIAVIAVPAHTGQWALDRIMETGIKAILNFVPTRLKIPKGVEVNTVDLKIQMERLAFHLTDGWKKTKKILRKKIGRGRSG